In the Streptomyces spororaveus genome, CGCCGCCGGGCCCGTGCCGCGGCGCAGGGCGAAGAGCTCCGCCAGGCTGGCGCCCTCGCGGGAGACGCCCTCGTCGGTGCCCAGCCAGTCCACCGCCTCCCGGTGGGTGAGCCGGCCGACCTCGATGCGGGCCAGGCAGCGCCCCGGGCGGACCACCGCCGGGTGGAGCCGTTCCAGGTCCTCGTTGGTGGTGACCCCCACCAGCACGTTGCGGCCCTGGCCCAGCAGTCCGTCCGTCAGGTTCAGCAGCCGGGACAGCGCCTGCCCGGCCGTATGGCGGGCCTCGCCCCGGATCAGTTCGTCGCAGTCCTCCAGCAGCAGCAGCCGCCAGCGGCCCTTCGCCGTGCCCTCGTCCTCGCCGATCGCGATGTCCATCAGGTAGCCGACGTCGTTGAACAGCCGCTCCGGGTCCAGGACGCAGTCGACCTGGCACCAGTCCCGCCAGGACCGGGCCAGCGTGCGCAGCGCGGAGGTCTTGCCCGTGCCGGGCGGCCCGTGCAGCAGGAGCAGCCGGCCCGCGATGTCGTCCGGGGTCACCTTCATCAGCCGGTCCATGGCCCCGGCGACCGGCGCCGTGTAGTTGGGCCGTACCTCCGCCCAGGTCCCGGCCGCGATCTGGCGGGTCGTCCGGTACGGGCCGCGGCGCGGGGAGACGTACCAGAAGCCCATCGTGACGTTCTCGGGCTGCGGTTCGGGCTCGTCCTGCACGCCTTCGGTGGCCTTGCCGAGGACGCCCGCGGCGAGTTCGTCGCTGACCGCCGTCACGGTGACGTCCGCGCCCCGGCTCCAGCGCGAGACGAGCATGGTCCAGCCCTCGCCCTCGGCGAGGGTGGCGCTGCGGTCGCTGTCGCGCGCCGAGCGCAGCACCGTGGCCTCCGGCGGCAGGAGGGTGGCCTCCGCCTTGACCCGCTCGATCGACACGCTGTGCGAGTACGGCTGCTCACCGGACGCGAACCGGCCGAGGAAGAGCGCGTCGACGACGTCCGACGGTGAGTCGCTGTCGTCGACGTTGAGCCGGATCGGCAGCGCGTCCTGCGGGTTGGCTGACATGGCGCCCATGATCCGGCACACGGTGCCCGCGTGCACCCGTGTTTCGCTGGATCGGGTGCCCAAGTTCCCTCTTCAAACGCCTGGGGAGTGAAGGTTCGGGCCGCAACTCTGCCCTGAATATTCTTGGCATGGACACTTCCAGCGAACCTCGGCTGCTTGTACCACGGACTCAGGAGTAATCCCCACAAGGAGCCGCACACATGAGCATGAAAATGTCGCGCTTCGCTGCCCTGACCTCCTCCCTCTTACTCGCCGCGGGCGCCGCCCTGTTCGGCGCCGGCCAGGCGGCCGCCACCGCCCGGGCCGACTTCGGCTACGTCGCCCTCGGCGACTCGTACTCCTCCGGCGTCGGCGCCGGCAACTACGACGGCGCGAGCGGCAACTGCAAGCGCACCACCCGCGCCTACCCGGCCCTGTGGGCCGCCGCCCATTCCCCCCAGACCTTCTCCTTCACCGCCTGCTCGGGCGCGCGCACCGGCGACGTCCTCTCGGGCCAGCTCGCCCCGCTCAACTCCGGCACCGACCTGGTCAGCATCACCATCGGCGGAAACGACGCCGGATTCTCCGACGTCATGACGACCTGCGTCCTGCAGTCCGAATCCACCTGCGTCAACCGCGTGAACCAGGCCAAGGCCTACGTGGACTCCACCCTCCCCGGCCGGCTCGACCAGGTCTACGACGCCATCCACGGCCGCTCGCCCGGCGCGCACGTCGTCGTCCTCGGCTATCCCCGCTTCTACAAGCTGAACGGCACCTGCACCGCCGGCCTGACCGAAGGCGAGCGCTCCGCCATCAACGGCGCCGCCGACTACCTCAACGCCGCCATCGCCAAGCGCGCCGCCGACCACGGCTTCACCTTCGCCTCGGTGGCCGGCACCTTCACGGGGCACGAGATCTGCTCCGGCAGCGCATGGCTGCACAGCGTCAACTGGCTGAACATCGGCGAGTCGTACCACCCGACCGCGGCCGGGCAGTCCGGCGGCTACCTGCCGGTCTTCACGAACGCCGCCTGATCCGTCCCGTCCGTCCGGTCCGTCCGGTCCGGTTCACCGGTCCCGGAAGCCGCCGGAGCGCTCGCCGTCGGTGAGGTCGGTGAGGCCGGTGAGGGACTCGGCCCGGGGGAGGGGGCCCCGCTCGTCGGGGTCTCCTTCCGGCAGGTCACCGAGGTGGCCACCCACTGGGTGGCCACCTCGGCCGGTCCCCGCACCTCCAGCCGGACCGCGTCCTCGAAGGCGCCGGCCGGATCGTGCGTGAGCTCCGTGTGCTCCAGCCGCCGGCTCCTGGGCCCGCCCTCCTCGTACATGACGGAGCGCCAGTCGGGTCCGGAGGTCCGCCCGCTGCGC is a window encoding:
- a CDS encoding DUF5925 domain-containing protein, which gives rise to MSANPQDALPIRLNVDDSDSPSDVVDALFLGRFASGEQPYSHSVSIERVKAEATLLPPEATVLRSARDSDRSATLAEGEGWTMLVSRWSRGADVTVTAVSDELAAGVLGKATEGVQDEPEPQPENVTMGFWYVSPRRGPYRTTRQIAAGTWAEVRPNYTAPVAGAMDRLMKVTPDDIAGRLLLLHGPPGTGKTSALRTLARSWRDWCQVDCVLDPERLFNDVGYLMDIAIGEDEGTAKGRWRLLLLEDCDELIRGEARHTAGQALSRLLNLTDGLLGQGRNVLVGVTTNEDLERLHPAVVRPGRCLARIEVGRLTHREAVDWLGTDEGVSREGASLAELFALRRGTGPAAILPPQPHSSEAGLYL
- a CDS encoding SGNH/GDSL hydrolase family protein, whose product is MKMSRFAALTSSLLLAAGAALFGAGQAAATARADFGYVALGDSYSSGVGAGNYDGASGNCKRTTRAYPALWAAAHSPQTFSFTACSGARTGDVLSGQLAPLNSGTDLVSITIGGNDAGFSDVMTTCVLQSESTCVNRVNQAKAYVDSTLPGRLDQVYDAIHGRSPGAHVVVLGYPRFYKLNGTCTAGLTEGERSAINGAADYLNAAIAKRAADHGFTFASVAGTFTGHEICSGSAWLHSVNWLNIGESYHPTAAGQSGGYLPVFTNAA